Genomic window (Corynebacterium simulans):
GGACCTCGCAGGAGCGCGGGGCAGCGCCTTTCTCGTTGCGGCCGCAAAGCCGCTCGACCTCGGCATAAAGGGCATCGGCCTGCTCGGAGCGCAACTGCGAAGCGTGGGGATCGACCGCAGCGAGCTGCTGCGCGTCCGCGTCGGCGCTGCGGCCTAAGCCCACGAGTGCCTCATCGGGACGGGGGCCAAAGTAGTCGACGATGGAGTCGACGGCTTGGCATCCGCTCAGCGCGGGCGCGAGTGCGCCAAGGACGGTAAGCGTTGCGATGGGGGCTAGGGCACGGCGGTTCACGCAAAAGACCTTACACGTAACAGTTAGGCTAGAGCGCATGGCTTTTCCAGATGCAGAACAATTAACTGAACTACTCCAACCATTGCTGGAGCCCCGCGGGCTCGACGTGGAGGACGTAAAGACTACCAAGGCGGGAAAGAAATCCCAGGTCATCATCCGCATCGATGGTGATACGCGCCCGAGCTCCGATGTCCTGGAAGAAGTCTCCAATCAGATCTCCCAATTCTTTGATGCCAAGGAAGAATCAGGCGAGTTGAACTTTGGCGCAGGCTACACCCTGGAGGTCTCTACCCCGGGCGTCGATCTGCCATTTACCGCCCCGCGCCACTGGCGCCGCAACCGTGGCCGCGTCGTCGCATTTGAAACCGCTCCGGGCAAGACCGAAGTGGCTCGTATCGGTGCGCTTTCCGCGGATGAGGCTGCGGTAGCGCTTATCACTACGGTGAAGAAGGACGTCCAATTCCGCATCGAGCGATTGGAAAATATCCACCGCGCGGTGGTAGAAATTGAATTTGCTAAACCTTCTGCGGACGAGCAGGAGGCAGCGCAGCAGACGTTTGAATACGCCGAGCAGAACTCGGCAACCCGAGAGGATGAAAAGTGAATATTGATCTAGAGGCACTCCGTACGATCCAGAACGAGCGCGGCGTCCACGTCAAGGACCTGCTCGAAGCGATCGCGAGTGCCTTGTTGTATTCGTACCTGGATTATCGCAAGCAGTCGGCAGAAACCAAGGCGGAGGGCACCAAGTCCCGCGTAGACATCGACGCCGACACCGGTGCAGTTTCCGTCATCGTCACGGAGACCGACCTGGAAACTGGCGAGACTTTGAGCGAATACGACGAT
Coding sequences:
- the rimP gene encoding ribosome maturation factor RimP is translated as MAFPDAEQLTELLQPLLEPRGLDVEDVKTTKAGKKSQVIIRIDGDTRPSSDVLEEVSNQISQFFDAKEESGELNFGAGYTLEVSTPGVDLPFTAPRHWRRNRGRVVAFETAPGKTEVARIGALSADEAAVALITTVKKDVQFRIERLENIHRAVVEIEFAKPSADEQEAAQQTFEYAEQNSATREDEK